A single window of Pyrus communis chromosome 10, drPyrComm1.1, whole genome shotgun sequence DNA harbors:
- the LOC137748738 gene encoding pentatricopeptide repeat-containing protein CRR2, chloroplastic, protein MAALAHALLGVPSRCGLCRAVNPKDNYKLCVWGFSRAIACYGVSISSVSTRKKDGGNLTGPWALNATDALIVVHNATARTTVEIPVTCYQLIGVPEQAEKDVVVEAVIDLKSAKIDEGYTMDAIKSRKDLLMNVREKLIFEPEYAGSKKENIPPKSSLHIPWAWLPAALCLLQEVGEVKLVQDIGQAAVQHPDAKPYTHDLLLSMALAECATAKIGFEKTKVSQGFEALARAQCLLRSKKSLEKISLLSQIDKAKAVCECLIASKGSDLKLEEAFSLFLLGQGSEAAIVEKLQKLDVDKNKLIQSLCKQGNLKQALQFLPHEPNPSQQTYELLLLSCTHHKSLSDGLDVHRHIVDGGWDQDPFLATKLIEMYSALDSIDNAREVFDKTRKRTIYMWNALFRALTLAGHGTEVLDLYRQMNTVGISSDRFTYTYVLKACVVSECLSSLLQKGKEIHGHILKNGYGAHVHVMTTLLDMYARFGCVFYASSVFNQMQIRNVVSWSAMIACYAKNGRPYEALELFREMILEAQDLFPNPVTMVSVLQACAALTALEQGRFIHGYILRRGLDSILPVMSALITMYARCGKLDLGERVFSLMNKKDVVSWNSLISSYGIHGYGKKAIQIFEDMINHGVSPSRISFVSVLGACSHAGLVEEGKILFNSMVKEHGLYPSVEHYACMVDLLGRANRLDEAAKVIDNMRIEPGAKVWGALLGSCRIHCNVELAERASRRLFELEPRNAGNYVLLADIYAEAKLWDDVKRVKKHLEARELQKVPGRSWIEVKRKIYSFISVDEFNPQMEQLHALLAELSAEMKDQGYKPQTKVVLYDLDEEEKERIVLGHSEKLAVAFGLINTKRGETIRISKNLRLCEDCHSVTKFISKFANREILVRDVNRFHHFRDGVCSCGDYW, encoded by the exons ATGGCTGCACTGGCTCACGCCCTGCTTGGCGTTCCATCCCGTTGTGGTCTTTGCCGCGCCGTTAATCCCAAGGACAATTACAAGCTCTGCGTTTGGGGGTTTTCCAGAGCAATTGCTTGCTATGGAGTCTCCATTTCTAGTGTTTCCACGAGGAAGAAGGATGGTGGTAATCTCACCGGCCCTTGGGCACTGAATGCAACTGACGCCCTCATCGTCGTCCACAATGCTACAGCTCGCACCACTGTCGAAATCCCCGTTACCTGTTATCAG CTTATTGGTGTTCCTGAACAAGCTGAAAAAGATGTGGTTGTTGAAGCAGTAATTGATTTGAAGAGTGCTAAAATTGATGAAGGTTACACCATGGATGCTATTAAATCTCGCAAG GACCTTCTAATGAACGTGAGAGAGAAGCTTATTTTTGAACCAGAATATGCTGGTagtaaaaaggaaaatatcCCACCTAAATCCTCCCTTCATATCCCTTGGGCATGGCTGCCAGCTGCACTTTGCCTCCTTCAAGAG GTTGGGGAAGTAAAGCTTGTGCAAGACATTGGTCAGGCAGCTGTTCAGCATCCAGATGCTAAGCCGTATACTCACGATCTTCTTCTTTCTATGGCACTAGCTGAG TGTGCAACTGCAAAAATTGGTTTTGAGAAGACCAAGGTGTCCCAAGGATTTGAAGCTCTTGCTCGTGCTCAGTGTCTTCTAAGGAGTAAAAAATCTCTTGAGAAAATATCGTTGTTATCTCAG ATTGACAAAGCTAAAGCTGTATGTGAGTGTCTGATTGCATCAAAAGGTTCTGATCTGAAACTTGAGGAAGCTTTTTCTTTGTTCCTTCTTGGTCAG GGTAGTGAGGCTGCAATTGTTGAGAAGCTTCAGAAGCTGGATGTGGACAAAAATAAGTTAATACAATCTCTATGTAAACAAGGCAACCTCAAACAAGCCCTGCAGTTCCTTCCGCACGAGCCTAACCCCTCCCAACAGACCTATGAGCTCTTACTACTCTCTTGCACTCACCATAAGTCTCTCTCTGATGGGCTTGACGTGCATCGTCACATTGTTGATGGTGGGTGGGACCAAGACCCTTTCCTGGCCACCAAACTCATAGAGATGTACTCAGCATTGGACTCTATTGATAATGCACGTGAAGTGTTTGATAAAACTCGTAAAAGAACTATTTATATGTGGAATGCACTCTTCAGAGCTCTTACATTGGCGGGTCATGGAACTGAGGTGCTAGATTTGTATCGACAAATGAATACAGTTGGGATTTCGTCAGATCGGTTTACATATACATATGTGCTCAAAGCTTGTGTTGTTTCTGAGTGTTTGAGTTCACTCCTACAGAAGGGGAAGGAGATTCATGGACATATTTTGAAGAACGGATATGGGGCACATGTTCATGTTATGACCACTTTGTTGGATATGTATGCGAGGTTTGGGTGTGTTTTTTATGCTAGTAGTGTATTTAATCAGATGCAGATTAGAAATGTGGTTTCATGGAGTGCTATGATTGCATGCTATGCAAAGAATGGGAGGCCTTATGAAGCCTTGGAACTGTTTCGGGAAATGATACTTGAGGCCCAAGATTTGTTTCCCAATCCTGTCACAATGGTTAGTGTGCTTCAAGCTTGTGCAGCGCTTACTGCTTTGGAGCAGGGGAGGTTCATTCATGGATATATCCTCAGAAGAGGTCTTGATTCAATCCTTCCAGTTATGAGTGCTCTTATCACAATGTATGCGAGATGCGGTAAGCTTGACTTGGGGGAACGAGTTTTCAGTTTGATGAATAAGAAGGATGTTGTTTCGTGGAATTCCTTGATTTCTAGTTATGGCATTCATGGATACGGAAAAAAGGCAATTCAAATTTTTGAAGACATGATCAATCATGGAGTTTCACCAAGTCGCATTTCATTCGTTAGTGTCTTGGGGGCTTGTAGTCACGCAGGTCTTGTTGAAGAGGGGAAGATATTATTTAATTCTATGGTTAAAGAACATGGATTATATCCCAGTGTTGAGCACTATGCTTGTATGGTGGATCTTCTTGGTCGTGCCAATCGGTTAGATGAAGCAGCTAAAGTAATAGATAATATGCGGATTGAGCCAGGGGCTAAAGTTTGGGGTGCTCTTCTTGGATCATGTAGAATACATTGTAACGTTGAGCTGGCAGAGAGAGCAAGCAGAAGGCTATTTGAGCTTGAGCCTAGGAATGCTGGGAACTATGTACTTCTAGCTGATATTTATGCAGAAGCCAAGTTGTGGGATGATGTAAAAAGAGTGAAGAAGCATTTAGAAGCTCGAGAACTCCAAAAGGTCCCAGGTCGGAGTTGGATTGAAGTTAAAAGGAAGATATACTCATTCATATCCGTTGATGAGTTTAACCCACAGATGGAGCAGCTCCATGCATTGTTGGCTGAATTGTCAGCAGAGATGAAGGATCAAGGATATAAGCCGCAAACCAAAGTTGTCCTCTATGATCTCGATGAGGAAGAGAAGGAACGAATAGTGTTAGGCCATAGTGAAAAGTTAGCAGTTGCATTTGGACTCATAAATACCAAAAGAGGGGAAACTATTAGGATTTCCAAGAACTTAAGGTTATGTGAAGATTGTCACTCTGTTACGAAGTTCATTTCCAAATTCGCCAATAGAGAGATTCTGGTTCGAGATGTGAATCGGTTTCACCATTTCCGTGACGGGGTTTGTTCATGTGGAGATTATTGGTAG
- the LOC137748740 gene encoding pentatricopeptide repeat-containing protein At3g53170: MILLIFFFKTPTTQHHSHYPRNSQETITGPCAMERQLLYPTNLRVSTSTSLTGATYWTTFYSEHTHKPNPTIRCLRLSKRSSDPSPTKEQKNLSRLLRTDAAVRNIERKANSKKYNNLWPKAVLEALDEAIAANLWETALKIFGLLRKQHWYEPRCQTYTKLLMMLGKCRQPEQASLLFELMLSDGLKPTVDVYTALVSVYGKSGLLDKAFSTVDDMKSVSDCKPDVYTYSILINSCTKFNRPDLIEQVLAEMLYLGIGCNTVIYNTLIDGYGKAEMFELMEETLTNMIESGSCLPDVFTFNSFLSAYGNCGQIEKMEKWYDEFQLMGIRPDPKTFNILIKSYGKARMYEKMRSVMEFMKKRFFTPTIVTYNIVIEVFGKAGNIEKMDEYFRRMKHQGMKPNSITYCSLVSAYSKAGSISKVDSILRQVENSDVMLDTPFFNCIISAYCRAGDLRKVSELFLAMKEKKCVPDHITFATMIQAYNERGMNEAAQDLKNRMITTKENSGTRLIGC, translated from the exons ATGATacttctcatcttcttctttaaaACCCCGACCACCCAGCATCACTCCCATTACCCGCGTAACAGTCAAGAGACAATCACTGGCCCCTGTGCAATGGAGCGTCAACTCCTTTATCCCACTAACCTGCGCGTCTCGACCTCAACCTCCTTAACCGGCGCCACGTATTGGACGACTTTCTACTCTGAACACACCCACAAACCAAACCCAACAATCCGCTGCCTCCGTTTATCGAAACGGAGCTCCGACCCGTCTCCGACGAAGGAGCAGAAGAATCTGTCTCGACTCCTCCGAACGGACGCCGCCGTGAGAAACATTGAGAGGAAAGCCAACTCCAAGAAGTACAATAACCTTTGGCCCAAGGCCGTTTTGGAGGCTCTGGACGAGGCTATTGCAGCCAATCTCTGGGAAACTGCTCTCAAG ATTTTTGGTCTACTTCGTAAGCAGCACTGGTATGAGCCGAGATGCCAAACGTACACCAAGCTGCTGATGATGCTTGGCAAGTGCAGGCAACCTGAGCAGGCCAGCTTGCTTTTTGAGCTCATGTTGAGTGATGGGCTCAAACCTACTGTTGATGTCTACACAGCTCTAGTTAGTGTTTATGGCAAAAGTGGCCTCCTTGATAAGGCATTCTCTACCGTCGATGATATGAAGTCAGTTTCTGACTGCAAACCAGACGTATATACGTATTCTATTCTTATTAATTCCTGCACCAAGTTCAATCGTCCTGACCTGATTGAACAAGTTCTTGCTGAGATGTTGTACCTGGGGATTGGATGCAACACAGTCATATACAATACCCTAATTGATGGATATGGTAAGGCTGAAATGTTTGAACTGATGGAGGAAACGTTGACAAATATGATTGAAAGTGGCAGCTGCCTTCCTGATGTTTTCACTTTCAATTCTTTTCTCAGTGCTTACGGGAATTGTGGACAGATAGAGAAGATGGAGAAGTGGTATGATGAATTTCAGCTGATGGGAATAAGGCCAGACCCTAAGACATTCAATATCCTGATTAAGTCATATGGGAAGGCAAGAATGTACGAGAAGATGAGATCTGTTATGGAATTTATGAAGAAAAGATTTTTCACCCCTACTATTGTTACTTATAATATTGTAATTGAGGTATTCGGTAAAGCTGGAAATATTGAGAAGATGGATGAATATTTCCGAAGAATGAAGCATCAAGGAATGAAGCCCAACTCTATCACCTATTGTTCTCTTGTTAGTGCGTATAGCAAAGCTGGGAGTATAAGTAAGGTTGATTCCATTTTGAGGCAAGTAGAGAATTCGGATGTCATGTTAGATACACCTTTTTTCAACTGTATTATTAGTGCTTATTGTCGGGCTGGTGACCTAAGAAAGGTGAGTGAACTGTTTTTAGCAATGAAAGAGAAAAAATGTGTGCCTGATCATATCACATTTGCTACCATGATCCAAGCCTACAATGAACGAGGCATGAATGAGGCTGCTCAAGACTTGAAAAATAGGATGATTACCACCAAGGAAAATTCAG GCACAAGGTTGATTGGATGCTAG
- the LOC137748739 gene encoding notchless protein homolog, with translation MTMEVEGGEGKGKTMLCLLTDPDGNPLGTPVNFPLNTEPQHLQQIVNQLRRNEERLPYAFYIADKELVESLGKFAEKNKISVEKVLHIVYQPQAVFRIRPVHRCSATIAGHTEAVLSVAFSPDGQQLASGSGDTTVRLWDLNTQTPLFTCTGHKNWVLAIAWSPDGKYLVSGSKAGELQCWDPRTGKPSGNPLIGHKKWITGISWEPVHLSAPCRRFVSASKDGDARIWDVTLRKSVVCLSGHTLAVTCVKWGGDGFIYTGSQDCTIKVWETTQGKLIRELKGHGHWVNSLTLSTEYILRTGAFDHTGKQYSSPEEMKQAALERYNKMKGDSPERLVSGSDDFTMFLWEPFLKKQPKTRMTGHQQPINHVCFSPDGQWIASASFDRSVKLWNGTTGKFVAAFRGHVGPVYQISWSADSRLLVSGSKDSTLKVWDIKARALKLDLPGHADEVFAVDWSPDGQKVASGGKDRVLKLWMG, from the exons ATGACAATGGAGGTGGAAGGAGGAGAGGGGAAGGGGAAGACTATGTTGTGCCTTCTGACGGACCCAGATGGAAATCCATTAGGAACTCCGGTCAACTTTCCTCTAAACACAGAACCGCAACACCTTCAACAGATCGTCAATCAGCTTCGTCGAAAT GAGGAGAGGCTACCGTATGCTTTCTATATAGCAGATAAGGAACTTGTTGAGTCACTTGGAAAGTTTGCAGAGAAGAACAAAA TTTCTGTGGAGAAGGTGCTTCATATAGTTTATCAACCACAAGCTGTTTTCCGAATTCGGCCTGTTCATCGTTGCTCAGCAACAATTGCTG GTCACACAGAAGCTGTACTTTCAGTTGCTTTTAGCCCTGATGGCCAACAGTTGGCGAGTGGTTCTGGTGATACCACCGTCCGACTATGGGACCTTAATACTCAGACGCCGTTGTTCACATGTACAG GACATAAGAATTGGGTCCTTGCTATTGCATGGTCACCTGATGGGAAGTATCTTGTTAGTGGCAGCAAGGCTGGAGAACTTCAATGTTGGGATCCACGAACAGGGAAGCCATCAGGAAATCCACTTATT GGCCACAAGAAATGGATTACTGGAATCTCTTGGGAACCAGTCCACCTAAGTGCTCCGTGTCGACGCTTTGTGAGTGCCAGCAAAGATGGTGATGCACGTATATGGGATGTTACGTTGAGGAAATCTGTTGTATGTCTTAGTGGCCACACACTTGCAGTAACATGTGTAAAATGGGGTGGAGATGGTTTCATATACACagg CTCCCAGGATTGTACTATCAAAGTCTGGGAGACCACACAAGGAAAACTAATTCGTGAACTGAAG GGTCATGGTCATTGGGTTAACTCTCTTACATTGAGTACTGAATATATTCTTCGTACGGGAGCCTTTGATCACACTGGCAAGCAATATTCATCTCCAGAGGAAATGAAGCAG GCAGCTTTGGAAAGATATAACAAAATGAAAGGCGATTCCCCTGAAAGATTGGTTTCTGGATCTGATGATTTCACAATGTTTCTATGGGAACCTTTTCTCAAAAAACAACCTAAAACTCGCATGACGGGTCACCAACAG CCTATAAACCACGTCTGCTTTTCACCTGATGGGCAATGGATAGCAAGTGCCTCATTTGATAGGTCTGTCAAGTTATGGAACGGTACTACTGGAAAATTTGTTGCAGCTTTCCGGGGCCATGTTGGTCCTGTCTACCAGATCAG CTGGTCAGCAGACAGCAGGCTACTTGTTAGTGGCAGCAAAGATTCCACTCTTAAG GTTTGGGATATCAAAGCACGGGCGCTAAAACTAGATCTTCCTGGCCATGCAGATGAG GTTTTTGCTGTCGATTGGAGTCCAGATGGTCAGAAGGTTGCTTCTGGTGGTAAAGATAGAGTTCTGAAGTTATGGATGGGCTAG